A genomic stretch from Gopherus flavomarginatus isolate rGopFla2 chromosome 3, rGopFla2.mat.asm, whole genome shotgun sequence includes:
- the MRPS36 gene encoding alpha-ketoglutarate dehydrogenase component 4 — protein MGSKMAAASRVVQVVKPHTPLIKFPDRKTSPKPKMQESLQARVPPLHASAAQMSVGDRPPALQNISSISRVQGTPDTTELVKTLPQKYRRKLMSDEEMEYIQRGGPE, from the exons ATGGGCAGCAAGATGGCGGCCGCCAGCAGGGTCGTTCAG GTAGTCAAGCCACATACACCCTTAATCAAGTTCCCGGACAGAAAAACTAGTCCTAAACCTAAAA TGCAGGAATCTCTGCAAGCAAGGGTACCACCACTCCATGCTTCAGCTGCACAGATGTCTGTAGGAGACAGACCACCAGCCCTTCAAAACATTTCATCCATTAGTAGAGTACAAGGCACACCAGACACGACAGAATTAGTAAAAACATTACCTCAAAAGTACAGGAGAAAGCTGATGTCAGATGAGGAGATGGAATACATTCAA CGTGGAGGTCCAGAATAA